The sequence below is a genomic window from Nitrososphaerota archaeon.
CAGATAGTACGCACCTTGATCTGCATTTGGAGTTCCAACATGAGGTGAATATTAAAACTAATTTATTCAGCTAGCTACAACATCTTCAGAGCAGGAAATTCTTTAACGTGTGTACCGACTTCAGCAACGTAAGGTACCATCTCTCCGAGATCGTTGTTTCTTAAAATAGGCGACAGCAGTTCCCTGCTGGGAGTTTCGTTTATTGCTGTACCTATCGTCAAAGGTGATGTCGATGGCAGTACCGTAATCTGGGAGCCCAGCAACCTCCCATTCAGAAATGCCTTGAAACCGTGCTTGACGCCAAGATCGTCCCTGATCGAAACTGCAGGATGTTCATGCCCCATTATAACATGCCTGTTTTCAGGGCGATAAAGCTCGAGATGACCGTGCGTAAGAAGAAACTTCCCAAGATCGAGTGCATGCTCATGCAACGGGATATTCAACTCCTTCAATATTATCACGATATAGTTGTCGTGATTTCCTCGTACTACTTCAGGTTTGCAATTAATTTCGTTTAACTGCTTGACAAGTTTCTTAACCCCAAACCAGTCCTCCTCTCTCGGATCTCCAAACTCATGCTTCACATCTCCCAGAACAATCACTTTTGAGCATCCGAGCTCTTTCGCAGGAGTCACAATTGATTTCAAAATTTTTGGCAGAATCGATGTTGGGATATGAACCCCTTTTCTTTCGTGCATATCCTCTAGACCTATGTGCAAATCTGAAACCAATAACGCATTCTCCTTTTCAAGCAACAACGCAGGCCAGGGAGAGGCTATGGAAAGACCCTTGGCTATCTTGATCGTTTGGGTCTTCGCCAAACTGTAGCCCTGGCCTCCTGCCTCTCTTTTATCCTGTGCATCACACTTTCGTATAGGCTTTCGAGCAGAGCCTTTCTGTCTCCCATAAGTACTATATCGCTATATCCTGCAAGTATCAGATTATGTGTAAATGGCGAGGGCAGATCAGTTTCTGCACATACTGCAAATTTTCTACTTCTACTTTCAATGTCTTTTAGCACATTAACAGCGTTTTCAACATCCATCAGGTCCTCCATGACTTCCCTGTAAGTTTCATCAAGCACAGGGAAATTATCGATCTCCTCGCATACCTTTAACA
It includes:
- a CDS encoding metallophosphoesterase, yielding MAKTQTIKIAKGLSIASPWPALLLEKENALLVSDLHIGLEDMHERKGVHIPTSILPKILKSIVTPAKELGCSKVIVLGDVKHEFGDPREEDWFGVKKLVKQLNEINCKPEVVRGNHDNYIVIILKELNIPLHEHALDLGKFLLTHGHLELYRPENRHVIMGHEHPAVSIRDDLGVKHGFKAFLNGRLLGSQITVLPSTSPLTIGTAINETPSRELLSPILRNNDLGEMVPYVAEVGTHVKEFPALKML